One window of the Hippoglossus hippoglossus isolate fHipHip1 chromosome 9, fHipHip1.pri, whole genome shotgun sequence genome contains the following:
- the inpp5l gene encoding inositol polyphosphate-5-phosphatase A produces MDTFTDVLLVTANVGSLFDNLGEIQSEWLLELYKTVHSYKPQFIALHFQEVGGKDYMVNMGHAENFFRSIESHQEMKDYNRVCIYVDNKFQAEDSFTALGSMYFIHKTLKDIYQYDFNVKDFKAVSGQSKYVGSLDGVTTVEKEKFPKNFWPDFKWSRKGFMRTRWIIHNQGLDLVNVHLFHDASNLTACESSPSIYSANRKNALRYVINRISDSRYSPLPFFLFGDFNFRLDTLSLVQHLSTKAEAQTVKKDSSNEVEKIIWEEKDNDHQVLLQIKEKQFAYLHQAYFREDNVPSLLKYDKEVAAFQDVISEEDIKFPPSYPYSEEYTKPTQYMNTRCPAWCDRILMSHTAEEFIRRRDDGERGIVYNTLGPNVCMGDHKPVFLFFSLKTNDH; encoded by the exons ATGGACACGTTCACCGATGTGCTGCTCGTCACCGCCAACGTGGGCTCGCTCTTCGACAAT ttgGGTGAAATTCAAAGTGAATGGTTACTAGAGCTGTATAAG ACTGTCCACAGCTACAAGCCTCAGTTCATCGCCCTTCACTTCCAGGAGGTGGGAGGGAAGGACTACATGGTGAACATGGGCCATGCAGAAAACTTCTTCAG GAGCATTGAGTCCCATCAGGAAATGAAAGACTACAACAGGGTGTGCATCTATGTGGACAACAAGTTCCAAGCAGAGGACAGCTTTACA GCTCTGGGCAGCATGTACTTCATCCACAAGACGCTGAAAGACATCTATCAATATGACTTTAATG TTAAGGATTTTAAAGCGGTGTCAGGGCAGAGCAAGTACGTGGGCTCCCTGGACGGGGTCACCacagtggagaaagaaaaattcCCAAAGAATTTCTGGCCTGAT TTCAAGTGGTCCAGAAAGGGCTTCATGAGGACCCGCTGGATCATCCACAACCA AGGTTTGGACCTGGTCAACGTCCACCTGTTCCATGATGCCTCCAACCTCACTGCCTGTGAATCCAGTCCTTCCATTTACTCAGCCAACCGCAAAAACGCTCTGAGATACGTCATCAACAG gATATCAGACAGCCGTTACTCTCCTCTGCCTTTCTTCCTGTTTGGAGATTTTAACTTCCGTCTGGACACGCTCAGTCTAGTCCAG CATCTGTCCACTAAGGCAGAGGCTCAGACAGTGAAGAAGGACAGCAGCAACGAAGTGGAGAAGATCATctgggaggaaaaagacaatGACCACCAG GTGTTGCTCCAAATTAAGGAGAAGCAGTTTGCCTACCTGCACCAGGCCTATTTCAGGGAGGACAACGTCCCATCG CTTCTGAAATATGACAAGGAAGTCGCGGCCTTTCAGGATGTTATTAGCGAAGAGGACATCAAGTTTCCACCGAG CTACCCCTACAGTGAAGAGTACACTAAACCCACCCAGTACATGAACACCCGCTGTCCTGCCTGGTGCGACCGTATCCTCATGTCACACACTGCCGAGGAATTCATCCGCAGG AGAGATGATGGTGAGAGGGGCATTGTTTACAACACACTGGGTCCTAACGTCTGTATGGGAGACCATAAG CCcgttttcctcttcttctcattGAAGACAAACGACCATTGA
- the nkx6.3 gene encoding homeobox protein Nkx-6.3, protein MDPNIQGSFLFNNSLNQFPSDLKTPVCQYSVPNSFYKLNPCLNSQLQAGTPHGISDILSRSMMGTTGTTTLLSGYSTMGGFSPSVSNASMYYNRDYNSSLGSFTKPGAECPMKARNVSCWAENGCDWRGGRQQCTNSGAPLGEMSGRKKHTRPTFSGHQIFALEKTFEQTKYLAGPERARLAYSLGMTESQVKVWFQNRRTKWRKKSSTEPSSTQSGLHAGQGDASENEVEDEEYNKPLDPDSDDDKIRLLLRKHRRAFSVLRLGPHHV, encoded by the exons ATGGATCCAAACATCCAGGGATCCTTCCTGTTCAACAACAGCCTGAACCAGTTCCCCTCGGATCTAAAGACGCCGGTTTGCCAGTACTCAGTGCCCAACTCTTTCTACAAGCTCAACCCTTGCCTGAACAGCCAGCTGCAAGCAGGGACACCCCACGGCATCAGTGACATCCTGAGTCGCTCCATGATGGGCACCACGGGCACCACCACCCTGCTGTCTGGATACTCGACCATGGGGGGGTTCAGCCCCTCCGTCTCCAACGCGTCCATGTACTATAACCGAGACTACAACTCGTCACTGGGCAGCTTCACCAAGCCGGGCGCCGAGTGCCCGATGAAGGCTCGCAATGTGAGCTGCTGGGCCGAGAACGGCTGtgactggagaggagggaggcagcagtGCACCAACA GCGGTGCTCCTCTCGGGGAGATGTCCGGCAGGAAGAAACACACCAGGCCGACGTTCAGTGGACATCAGATATTTGCTCTGGAGAAAACCTTCGAACAGACCAAATACCTGGCCGGGCCTGAGAGAGCGAGGCTGGCTTATTCTCTGGGAATGACCGAATCACAAGTTAAG GTGTGGTTTCAGAACCGACGCACcaagtggaggaagaagagctcCACGGAGCCGAGCTCCACGCAGAGCGGCCTGCACGCCGGCCAGGGCGATGCCTCGGAGAACgaggtggaggacgaggagTACAACAAGCCCCTGGACCCCGACTCCGACGACGACAAGATCCGCCTGCTGCTGCGCAAACACCGCAGAGCTTTCTCCGTGCTGCGCCTCGGGCCGCACCACGTCTGA